CTGAGCTCCGGCTGCTGCCACTTCCTGTAGCACCGCCACCAACCAGGTCAGGTGCTTCCTGCACTCTGACAGCGTGTCCGACAcctgcagtggggggggggtcacaaatcagtgtggagaacaTTCTCAGCGGGGgaagaggaaactgaaaataattttcaataaataatCCTCCATTCTACATCAATAGAAATACACAGAATGAAATCCAGTAATTTGAGTTTTGACTTGCACCTAAaatcttcacaaaaaaaaccaacataaATTTGACAgtttggttgccatggttacctgTTGGCCAAAGAGGAGCGCGGCCGGGATGCCGGGTGCGTCGGTTCCCGGCATCCGGCGGCGGATCTTCTTGCAGAACTGTCGGATGTCGCTGCAGGACGTCTCCAGGTCTTTGAGCAGCACGGCGAGGTCGGCCTTCTCCTGACCCGCATGCAGGAACGCACGCAGGCGACCGACCTCCACCGCCATGCAGTCCAAGGCACTCTGGGTAAACTGCACATGAACACAatggatattaaaaaaaaacacaactcaaaacagttatttggtttttaaatattcacacacaaGCTAATTGCTCCAAAGGGAAGCAGAAAAAGTCGAATATAACTTTTCCCGTTGTTCATGGGATCTTTTTTCTCTCGCAGCCTGTTAGTTGTGTTGTTACTCACTCTGATGTGATCGGCGAGCTGCATGGTGCAGTCTTCACTCTGATCTGCCAGATGGATACTGTACAGGTGCTGCGGAAAGAAGCAGAAACTTAACTTTAGTCATTTTCTACATCACTtactttgctctgtgtgtgtctgtgtctgtgtgtgtgtgtgtgtgtcggtgtgtctgtctgtgtgtacctGATAGTATTTGATGGCCTTCGTGAGCGGCTCCACGTTGACCGTCTCGTCCAGCTGATCTTTGTGCAGCAGGTCAATGAGGAAATCCAGCGATCGCTCGTGGACGCACATCTCAGGGTACAGAGCGCCGATCTTTTTATAGACGTCCACACTGCACTGAGACagagctctgacacacacacacacacacacacacacacacacacacacacacacacacacacacacacacacacacacacacacacacacacacacacacacacacacacacacacacacacacacacacacgtgaggaAGATTATTCTTTGTGTCTCGTGCTCAAAACTGGAGAAACTGGAAAATAAAGTGAGTTGGGTGGTTTGAAACAAAATAAGTACGTTTAACTTATACTACTTGAAATGTATACTGTTTGGATTAATTCAAGAACACAAAAGTAAATATAGACAAGCACACAGTGAAACTCACTGCTCGTATTTGTGCAGCGTGGCCTGCAGCAGGCTGAGCGAGTAAACCAGACCACCGGCGAAGCTCAGCTGCTCCCCGACGGCGCCTTTCAGTCCGGCTCGCTCCACACAGTTTTCATTCAGGTCAAACTTCTCCTGGGCCTGTTTGCTGATCAGCTCAGCctgaacacacaaatcacagggTGAAGAAACAGATACTTGAACtgcaagcaaacacaaaactgaGTGACAGTAAATGACACTTTCTATATTCATGTAAAAATCAGATccagtacaaataaatacagatatttgaaaaaataGGATCTTCTGTAACttgacattgtttttaaatctagAAAAAAATGTCTCCGTCATCCCTCCGACTTCATTTCTCTCCCGTTCCTCCTCCTCGCCACTGACCCGTCATGGTGGCGTTTACCTTGCAGATGAGCCGGGGgatgagcagcagcaccaggatgCAGTCGTGGTCTCCACCGTGGCGAAGGAAGGACTCGGGCATGAAGGAGGTCAGAAGAGAAACGTGTCTGTTGGCCTGACCCACCTCCGTCTTCCTCAGCTCCATCTCGATGGcctggacacagacagaggaaaacaactgACAGCTCACACTGGGTGTGAACGTTAACTGTGGCTCCTCACAGCCGCACACGAGCAGGAAGGACTTTCCGTCTGGTACTGAGTTATATTTTCACGTTGTCACTCTCCTGAGAGCTGTTACAGTTTCTGACCTTGGCGTAGGCCTTCGTCTCTGCAAACTTAATCTTGAAGTCAAACAGCTCCGCGGGcgcctgctgctgcagctccgcTGACGCCTCCTGCTGGCTCGTCAGCTCCCTGTTCACCTCCTGCAGCGAAAAGCAACAGGCAGATTAGGGAGAGAGCGTCCAGTGAAACCATGTATGATGCAACTATGTGATTCCTTCCTGTACCTGTAGGTGAGCGGTGAGCTCGCGGTACTTCTTGATGGTCTGCTGATAATCTGCGACGGTCTCTTGAGCGGCTTCCACGCGTTTTTCAGACTCTCGGACCTTCGATGTTCCCAGGTCCAACATCTCCCTGAGCTCCAGCTCCGTCTCTCTGGCGTTCTCCTGCAGCTCGTCGTTCATCTCGTTGATCGATTCCTGTCGGACGGACACGACCGACACACACGGTCAGAACGTTACTGAAATCATTTGATGACCTTTGTTTGGATAAAGGTCAGAGTGTGGCGGATCATCGCTGTGGTGTTTCTGTCCGGTAGCTCCAGAGATAATCTGGTTTCTGCAAGTGGCCCTGACGTCGTCACTGCTCACCCTGAACActcagttgtcagtttattaggaacaccttgCTAACATGAATGTAGTCCTGCTTCATGATGCTCATCTATGCCGTGCCGACTCTGTCTGGGACCAGAATCTACAAAAACAATCGTGCTGTAccgaagaagacttgaaactagagactgagaccaTGAACTCCTTAGAAAAAAGTTTACCGCCCCCTACTGGTCATTTGAGGAAGtgcaggtttcaggcacttccccattggcttcactttccggaCGCCGTCTATATGGTGAAATATCTAAAACTTCTATTGTGACTCAGTTGTTCTGATCAAGGTCAACTCAATAATTAATACAGTGGGAACAAACACTAGATGGCAGAACATGCATATTAATGACTCGGGTCCATATCAATAATGAAATGAGTCAGCAAACTTTAAGAATGTTTGACCTCATCCTGTTAATACATATAGGAAGAAGGGGGGGGATTTTGATTGatgtatttttatctttaaatataaGAACTGCATCAGCGTTGTGTTTTCGTTCAGCTGTTCAGATGTTAGCACGTCTGCCTCTTCGCCCGGTGACTCTTCAGACTCACCAGGTCAGTGACCGTCTCCCTCAGCTCCCTGACTTTCTCCTCCAGGTCCAGGTTTCTCTCTGTCAGAgtctccaccatctcctctGCTCCCAGGGCTGCGTCCACCTGAATCACAAGCACCATCAGCACAGTAATTTATGTCACTGCAAAGCTGCGGCACCACTGAGGCAGCAGTCTGTATTGATCACACAGCGGGAGCGCCGACCTGTTCTTTCAGCTCGTCGATGGTCCTCTCCGCCACCgtcatctcctcctgcagcttctctttctgGCTCCTCAGAGAGTCCAGCTCCAcgttcttcttctccatctgcttctGCAACTTCACATGCTCCTGCTTCTCCGACGACGACAGATCTCGCATCCTGAGTCAAGGAATTAGAAGCATCGTGAATGACAGCAGTGCATGGTGTGTGGCCCCGGtggagaagtggaggagaggatgaaagTGAAACCCACCTGACCAGTGCTTCTTTCAATCTGCcgttctgctcctccagctgtttCACATGGTAACTGGAGGCAGCCCCATCTGAACCTGCGACAAAGACACAGGGTCACACACTTACACTGACATCTACTTTATCTGTGTacaatgttttctgttgtcatGAATGAAATTGAcaaatgatataaaacaaatgcaggAGATTCGATGTTTCTTCATGTTCTCTCACAAATCCCCTCTTCCCATTTAGAGACCTTTCATTTCCAGTTGAATTCCCCTCAGTACCTTTCTCCTCGATCTCATGCTTGAGGATCTCCAGGTCCATGGTGAGCTCGTCCACTTTCTCCTTGTGAGAGTCGACCTCGAGCTGCAGAGACTCGGCTCGCTCCTCGGCCATCTCCTTGTCCAGCGTGGCCATCTCGATCGCATCCGCAGTGTCGGACATCTCCTCCACGTACCGCTCCTTCGCCTCCATCGCCTCTTTAGCCTCCTACAGAAACGAGTCATAGAAACAAATCTATGAAATGGACATTTTATGGtaattcttcatttaaaaaggtGGAAATATATTTGTGTTCCTGCTGTTGCTGAATGGGTGTGAATGGCTGTTCTGCCATTTATCTTCAAATAACTTTATTCATCTTGCTTTGTCCCATATTAGTCGAATTTAAGAGGTTCCTCCACCCCGATATTATTGgattaaaaacatattgaaaagcacaaattatcaaatataattatcttttaaaaactttttatcCAACATCATGTCTTTAGTACATAGTTAGGTTCTGTTAACATGTTACTGTTACACACTTCTCTAAATATCTGCCAGAACCAGTTTACACtaaaagattgtttttatttaccctcatcttcatcagctttaatcttgtcatttgtttttttgtttgtggagCCATTTACAATCATCGACTGACGTCTTCATCAATCAACCTCGATCATCCATCCCctcatccactcatccatctgCAGCCTCTTACCCTCTTGGCCTCTTTCAGGTGTTTCTGCAGCTCGGCCTGCTGCTCCTGCATCTTGGTCTTccactcctgcagctgctccagctgGATCTTgtgcttctccagctccttcagcttgGCTTTGTCCTCcgtcctcttcatcttcagcgtctccagcttctcctccaggtcCTTCACCTGACCACGGagggcctcctcctcctgtgtgacGCCCATATGGAGGAGAGGACGACATTTGAAAATGGAGGATTTGTGTTGGATTTAATTTGATGTAACATATATGTCAGGTGCAGGAAACTGAAATAATCACAAGTTAATGAAGGGAAAGCTTTAACCCTGCTCCATTTTCTATGTTAATGTTCCTTTAATCGTTTCACATTCctcagggtttttttctgtgaaacatGAAAGCGTCTCCGTGTCTCTTCATGTGTTACAAAGCTTTAATTTCACCTGCCATGCACAAAACTCACCTGTAGAGAGGAGAacgacacacacatgcctgaACCGGAGAGGATGCACTTAaatacgcgcacacacacacacataaaccacACAGCAATTAACAGGAGTTCTTAATTCAACCCTGCTACATGTGAAGTCACTCTGCATGTGACGGAACAACCTCACACCACGATCAAGTCTAACAGTCACACCTTTTTTACAGCTTGTTAAAATGttagagaggaaaaacaacacttcAACATCAAGTGCCAAACATCACACCACTTCACTGCACCTGCGTTTCCATAGTGACATCctcctgagggggggggggggaaatacaaATCAGATGGATTGTATCTGCTTTATAATTTAACACCATATGGCAGCTGTTTTTTTCAGAATGTGAAAATCCAAGAAATGTGACGTGTGTTGTCTCCATCATCAGCTCAGACGACACACGAGAGATTCAACCCATGTTCCCGATGAACAAAGAGCTCACAGACAATGAGGAGCACGGACGTGTGGACACTTAATCGGGATTAACTGAGCTGCACGTGAGAACTAATCACTTCATCCACTGCGGTTCGGTCTCATTTCGGAGAGTTCACACATCCTCTAGAATTCAacttcactttcttttaatCAAAACACCAGCAGGCATCAAAAACATTAACTTATTATAACTTtaaaactaatataaatatGTACTGTTGGTGTTCCTCAGGCCCTCGTCATTTCAATATATACACTAGATATACTACacatatattaaatatcaataatatattataCTACACATCTGTCTCTTCAGATGATTTCTGTCGTTCTAACAACTCTGTGAAATACAttgatgattaaaaacaaaagaatgacATTGAACTTTCTCCAGCCCAGTTAAGGACAGAATCTGTGAACTGGATATGAAACAAATAATCCGCTAATCGACAGGAAGCTATTTGGAGAGACGTTACACAGTTGAGGcctccagcttctctttctGACTCGACAGGTCCTCAGGACGACGTGAACACAAACTGACGGCTGTgtcaaaaaatgtatatttaaagaaGCTATAGCAAAAATATGTCACATCTGATTTTACTCCTGCATCGCAGCTGGTGTCAAATGGTCAAATAAGATGGCGCATTACCATGTGTCATTCCTCTGCATGTAATTATCTTAACTAGGTGTTAAGTTACAAGTTGCACATATTTAAAGGAAATCGTTTTCTGAAATTGTAGATTTCCAGGATTATCCCAGTTTCTGGCGGATTTAAGATTTTATTCAGCGACAAGCTGCGTTTCCCTCTTCACGCTGGAGGTCAAACATGAGATCTGTGTTGTGACACTGTCAGCGGCGGTGTGAACACAACCTGTGACTCTGGACACTGACCTTGCTGGGCACGGGGGCCTGAGGTCTCCccggggaggggagggtggggaTGATCGGAGCAGCCAGGGGGGTCTGGGCCGGCGTGCTGGGCTCGCTGCTGCTCATCTCTCCGGCCGAGGCCGAAGCCGAGCCGGACGCCGCCCCCTTCCCACCGGCAGGGCGGCTGGGCTGCTGGAAGAGCCGAGCAAACAGACGGTAATGAGAACAACTTAACTCTTAACAAGGATCAGAGTATGAATGGCTGTTGAAGGATGTGTTGGAGGCCATGATGGAGGTCGTCTTCTCCACGGTAACGGCTGCTCTCAACACCTGGTTGTGATTAAATGCTGTTTTCTGTCAAACTGGATCATCGCTCTCACCTCTGTTGCATGTGTCTCATCGAATATGCTTTCTGATCCTGGGTTTTGCTCCTATTCAGGATATCACATTTACATGGATCATAGAGAGACCTGCTTGTTTCCATCTCTATATCATGATTATAACATTATCCATGTTTCTGGAACCAGGATACTGTTTCCTGACATATTCAGGACGCTGCACTAAAGAAAGCTGCcgtttcaacattttttaagaaTATTAATTTCTATTTAAGAAATCACCAAACTGATATTTACAGCGATGTACTTTTTCTTGCCATGTTTTTAGATGATTTACTTTCGATGGACCTCCATGATGACCCCAAAAAACTGCAACAGAAACAATTCTCAAACCTAAACACAGATGAAACTGTTCTGgtgcaaattaaaacaaagtgacCGAGTTgaacaaaagtaacaaaaagcAACTTTACACGAGTTttaatcaaaaagaaaaacgttaaatcaaattaaaaccacatgATGAAACACATGAGAGATAGAATCTGATGAGGACAAACTTTAAATGTGAGAGGCTGCAGTTTACTGTGTATTAAACAAGTGATGATCGtctaatgaaaataacaaacatgtcTCATGtactgtcaacacacacacacacacacacacacacacacacacacacac
The sequence above is drawn from the Hippoglossus hippoglossus isolate fHipHip1 chromosome 22, fHipHip1.pri, whole genome shotgun sequence genome and encodes:
- the dctn1b gene encoding dynactin subunit 1 isoform X6 — encoded protein: MSQTRRSTYSRTTSSGSSRMSSDGGGRPVKVGSPVEVIGKGQRGTVAYIGNTLFASGKWVGVILDEGKGKNDGTVQGKRYFTCEENHGIFVRQSQIQVVDDGADTTSPETPEPGTGKVPKREILETPKSTKLRGVKPKKTPAPRKTTVRRPKPSRPAGGKGAASGSASASAGEMSSSEPSTPAQTPLAAPIIPTLPSPGRPQAPVPSKEEEALRGQVKDLEEKLETLKMKRTEDKAKLKELEKHKIQLEQLQEWKTKMQEQQAELQKHLKEAKREAKEAMEAKERYVEEMSDTADAIEMATLDKEMAEERAESLQLEVDSHKEKVDELTMDLEILKHEIEEKGSDGAASSYHVKQLEEQNGRLKEALVRMRDLSSSEKQEHVKLQKQMEKKNVELDSLRSQKEKLQEEMTVAERTIDELKEQVDAALGAEEMVETLTERNLDLEEKVRELRETVTDLESINEMNDELQENARETELELREMLDLGTSKVRESEKRVEAAQETVADYQQTIKKYRELTAHLQEVNRELTSQQEASAELQQQAPAELFDFKIKFAETKAYAKAIEMELRKTEVGQANRHVSLLTSFMPESFLRHGGDHDCILVLLLIPRLICKAELISKQAQEKFDLNENCVERAGLKGAVGEQLSFAGGLVYSLSLLQATLHKYEQALSQCSVDVYKKIGALYPEMCVHERSLDFLIDLLHKDQLDETVNVEPLTKAIKYYQHLYSIHLADQSEDCTMQLADHIRFTQSALDCMAVEVGRLRAFLHAGQEKADLAVLLKDLETSCSDIRQFCKKIRRRMPGTDAPGIPAALLFGQQVSDTLSECRKHLTWLVAVLQEVAAAGAQMMSPLGEQEGLASVKLEDVAFKAGEQIYGSQGANPYEYLRQSCGMVIATMNKMATAMQEGEYDSEKPQNKNPPPVEVRAAALRAEITDAEGLGMKLEDRETVIKELKKSLKIKGEELSEANIRLSLLEKKLDSSSKDADERVEKIQTRLDEAQTLLKKKEKEFEETMDALQADIDQLEAEKAELKQRINSQSKMTIDGLRGTGPSGIASIVTGIAGEEQKANMMSGVTSASGVQVIDSPLLTQQIEAQRLCIKQLKNDNNRLKAEKMRAQLAALPPLHVNKLPSRDGGRPEVLSSALYRKTDQLLETLLQMSANVKVVDVTGKSPVTPSAQLLEQTARLQSLSDTLGRLKDEVAEHVVNHQPGARVTSDFATFPSTSFVKAKEEKQGDTVLVGRVMVPCLRGQEQVHRLVLSQSQLHRVHSLLRT
- the dctn1b gene encoding dynactin subunit 1 isoform X8, translating into MSQTRRSTYSRTTSSGSSRMSSDGGGRPVKVGSPVEVIGKGQRGTVAYIGNTLFASGKWVGVILDEGKGKNDGTVQGKRYFTCEENHGIFVRQSQIQVVDDGADTTSPETPEPGTGKVPKREILETPKSTKLRGVKPKKTTVRRPKPSRPAGGKGAASGSASASAGEMSSSEPSTPAQTPLAAPIIPTLPSPGRPQAPVPSKEEEALRGQVKDLEEKLETLKMKRTEDKAKLKELEKHKIQLEQLQEWKTKMQEQQAELQKHLKEAKREAKEAMEAKERYVEEMSDTADAIEMATLDKEMAEERAESLQLEVDSHKEKVDELTMDLEILKHEIEEKGSDGAASSYHVKQLEEQNGRLKEALVRMRDLSSSEKQEHVKLQKQMEKKNVELDSLRSQKEKLQEEMTVAERTIDELKEQVDAALGAEEMVETLTERNLDLEEKVRELRETVTDLESINEMNDELQENARETELELREMLDLGTSKVRESEKRVEAAQETVADYQQTIKKYRELTAHLQEVNRELTSQQEASAELQQQAPAELFDFKIKFAETKAYAKAIEMELRKTEVGQANRHVSLLTSFMPESFLRHGGDHDCILVLLLIPRLICKAELISKQAQEKFDLNENCVERAGLKGAVGEQLSFAGGLVYSLSLLQATLHKYEQALSQCSVDVYKKIGALYPEMCVHERSLDFLIDLLHKDQLDETVNVEPLTKAIKYYQHLYSIHLADQSEDCTMQLADHIRFTQSALDCMAVEVGRLRAFLHAGQEKADLAVLLKDLETSCSDIRQFCKKIRRRMPGTDAPGIPAALLFGQQVSDTLSECRKHLTWLVAVLQEVAAAGAQMMSPLGEQEGLASVKLEDVAFKAGEQIYGSQGANPYEYLRQSCGMVIATMNKMATAMQEGEYDSEKPQNKNPPPVEVRAAALRAEITDAEGLGMKLEDRETVIKELKKSLKIKGEELSEANIRLSLLEKKLDSSSKDADERVEKIQTRLDEAQTLLKKKEKEFEETMDALQADIDQLEAEKAELKQRINSQSKMTIDGLRGTGPSGIASIVTGIAGEEQKANMMSGVTSASGVQVIDSPLLTQQIEAQRLCIKQLKNDNNRLKAEKMRAQLAALPPLHVNKLPSRDGGRPEVLSSALYRKTDQLLETLLQMSANVKVVDVTGKSPVTPSAQLLEQTARLQSLSDTLGRLKDEVAEHVVNHQPGARVTSDFATFPSTSFVKAKEEKQGDTVLVGRVMVPCLRGQEQVHRLVLSQSQLHRVHSLLRT
- the dctn1b gene encoding dynactin subunit 1 isoform X12; translation: MSQTRRSTYSRTTSSGSSRMSSDGGGRPVKVGSPVEVIGKGQRGTVAYIGNTLFASGKWVGVILDEGKGKNDGTVQGKRYFTCEENHGIFVRQSQIQVVDDGADTTSPETPEPGTGKVPKREILETPKSTKLQPSRPAGGKGAASGSASASAGEMSSSEPSTPAQTPLAAPIIPTLPSPGRPQAPVPSKEEEALRGQVKDLEEKLETLKMKRTEDKAKLKELEKHKIQLEQLQEWKTKMQEQQAELQKHLKEAKREAKEAMEAKERYVEEMSDTADAIEMATLDKEMAEERAESLQLEVDSHKEKVDELTMDLEILKHEIEEKGSDGAASSYHVKQLEEQNGRLKEALVRMRDLSSSEKQEHVKLQKQMEKKNVELDSLRSQKEKLQEEMTVAERTIDELKEQVDAALGAEEMVETLTERNLDLEEKVRELRETVTDLESINEMNDELQENARETELELREMLDLGTSKVRESEKRVEAAQETVADYQQTIKKYRELTAHLQEVNRELTSQQEASAELQQQAPAELFDFKIKFAETKAYAKAIEMELRKTEVGQANRHVSLLTSFMPESFLRHGGDHDCILVLLLIPRLICKAELISKQAQEKFDLNENCVERAGLKGAVGEQLSFAGGLVYSLSLLQATLHKYEQALSQCSVDVYKKIGALYPEMCVHERSLDFLIDLLHKDQLDETVNVEPLTKAIKYYQHLYSIHLADQSEDCTMQLADHIRFTQSALDCMAVEVGRLRAFLHAGQEKADLAVLLKDLETSCSDIRQFCKKIRRRMPGTDAPGIPAALLFGQQVSDTLSECRKHLTWLVAVLQEVAAAGAQMMSPLGEQEGLASVKLEDVAFKAGEQIYGSQGANPYEYLRQSCGMVIATMNKMATAMQEGEYDSEKPQNKNPPPVEVRAAALRAEITDAEGLGMKLEDRETVIKELKKSLKIKGEELSEANIRLSLLEKKLDSSSKDADERVEKIQTRLDEAQTLLKKKEKEFEETMDALQADIDQLEAEKAELKQRINSQSKMTIDGLRGTGPSGIASIVTGIAGEEQKANMMSGVTSASGVQVIDSPLLTQQIEAQRLCIKQLKNDNNRLKAEKMRAQLAALPPLHVNKLPSRDGGRPEVLSSALYRKTDQLLETLLQMSANVKVVDVTGKSPVTPSAQLLEQTARLQSLSDTLGRLKDEVAEHVVNHQPGARVTSDFATFPSTSFVKAKEEKQGDTVLVGRVMVPCLRGQEQVHRLVLSQSQLHRVHSLLRT
- the dctn1b gene encoding dynactin subunit 1 isoform X2; amino-acid sequence: MSQTRRSTYSRTTSSGSSRMSSDGGGRPVKVGSPVEVIGKGQRGTVAYIGNTLFASGKWVGVILDEGKGKNDGTVQGKRYFTCEENHGIFVRQSQIQVVDDGADTTSPETPEPGTGKVPKREILETPKSTKLRGVKPKKVLHVSLTSTPAPRKTTVRRPKQPSRPAGGKGAASGSASASAGEMSSSEPSTPAQTPLAAPIIPTLPSPGRPQAPVPSKEEEALRGQVKDLEEKLETLKMKRTEDKAKLKELEKHKIQLEQLQEWKTKMQEQQAELQKHLKEAKREAKEAMEAKERYVEEMSDTADAIEMATLDKEMAEERAESLQLEVDSHKEKVDELTMDLEILKHEIEEKGSDGAASSYHVKQLEEQNGRLKEALVRMRDLSSSEKQEHVKLQKQMEKKNVELDSLRSQKEKLQEEMTVAERTIDELKEQVDAALGAEEMVETLTERNLDLEEKVRELRETVTDLESINEMNDELQENARETELELREMLDLGTSKVRESEKRVEAAQETVADYQQTIKKYRELTAHLQEVNRELTSQQEASAELQQQAPAELFDFKIKFAETKAYAKAIEMELRKTEVGQANRHVSLLTSFMPESFLRHGGDHDCILVLLLIPRLICKAELISKQAQEKFDLNENCVERAGLKGAVGEQLSFAGGLVYSLSLLQATLHKYEQALSQCSVDVYKKIGALYPEMCVHERSLDFLIDLLHKDQLDETVNVEPLTKAIKYYQHLYSIHLADQSEDCTMQLADHIRFTQSALDCMAVEVGRLRAFLHAGQEKADLAVLLKDLETSCSDIRQFCKKIRRRMPGTDAPGIPAALLFGQQVSDTLSECRKHLTWLVAVLQEVAAAGAQMMSPLGEQEGLASVKLEDVAFKAGEQIYGSQGANPYEYLRQSCGMVIATMNKMATAMQEGEYDSEKPQNKNPPPVEVRAAALRAEITDAEGLGMKLEDRETVIKELKKSLKIKGEELSEANIRLSLLEKKLDSSSKDADERVEKIQTRLDEAQTLLKKKEKEFEETMDALQADIDQLEAEKAELKQRINSQSKMTIDGLRGTGPSGIASIVTGIAGEEQSANMMSGVTSASGVQVIDSPLLTQQIEAQRLCIKQLKNDNNRLKAEKMRAQLAALPPLHVNKLPSRDGGRPEVLSSALYRKTDQLLETLLQMSANVKVVDVTGKSPVTPSAQLLEQTARLQSLSDTLGRLKDEVAEHVVNHQPGARVTSDFATFPSTSFVKAKEEKQGDTVLVGRVMVPCLRGQEQVHRLVLSQSQLHRVHSLLRT
- the dctn1b gene encoding dynactin subunit 1 isoform X13, whose translation is MSQTRRSTYSRTTSSGSSRMSSDGGGRPVKVGSPVEVIGKGQRGTVAYIGNTLFASGKWVGVILDEGKGKNDGTVQGKRYFTCEENHGIFVRQSQIQVVDDGADTTSPETPEPGTGKVPKREILETPKSTKLPSRPAGGKGAASGSASASAGEMSSSEPSTPAQTPLAAPIIPTLPSPGRPQAPVPSKEEEALRGQVKDLEEKLETLKMKRTEDKAKLKELEKHKIQLEQLQEWKTKMQEQQAELQKHLKEAKREAKEAMEAKERYVEEMSDTADAIEMATLDKEMAEERAESLQLEVDSHKEKVDELTMDLEILKHEIEEKGSDGAASSYHVKQLEEQNGRLKEALVRMRDLSSSEKQEHVKLQKQMEKKNVELDSLRSQKEKLQEEMTVAERTIDELKEQVDAALGAEEMVETLTERNLDLEEKVRELRETVTDLESINEMNDELQENARETELELREMLDLGTSKVRESEKRVEAAQETVADYQQTIKKYRELTAHLQEVNRELTSQQEASAELQQQAPAELFDFKIKFAETKAYAKAIEMELRKTEVGQANRHVSLLTSFMPESFLRHGGDHDCILVLLLIPRLICKAELISKQAQEKFDLNENCVERAGLKGAVGEQLSFAGGLVYSLSLLQATLHKYEQALSQCSVDVYKKIGALYPEMCVHERSLDFLIDLLHKDQLDETVNVEPLTKAIKYYQHLYSIHLADQSEDCTMQLADHIRFTQSALDCMAVEVGRLRAFLHAGQEKADLAVLLKDLETSCSDIRQFCKKIRRRMPGTDAPGIPAALLFGQQVSDTLSECRKHLTWLVAVLQEVAAAGAQMMSPLGEQEGLASVKLEDVAFKAGEQIYGSQGANPYEYLRQSCGMVIATMNKMATAMQEGEYDSEKPQNKNPPPVEVRAAALRAEITDAEGLGMKLEDRETVIKELKKSLKIKGEELSEANIRLSLLEKKLDSSSKDADERVEKIQTRLDEAQTLLKKKEKEFEETMDALQADIDQLEAEKAELKQRINSQSKMTIDGLRGTGPSGIASIVTGIAGEEQKANMMSGVTSASGVQVIDSPLLTQQIEAQRLCIKQLKNDNNRLKAEKMRAQLAALPPLHVNKLPSRDGGRPEVLSSALYRKTDQLLETLLQMSANVKVVDVTGKSPVTPSAQLLEQTARLQSLSDTLGRLKDEVAEHVVNHQPGARVTSDFATFPSTSFVKAKEEKQGDTVLVGRVMVPCLRGQEQVHRLVLSQSQLHRVHSLLRT
- the dctn1b gene encoding dynactin subunit 1 isoform X10; the protein is MSQTRRSTYSRTTSSGSSRMSSDGGGRPVKVGSPVEVIGKGQRGTVAYIGNTLFASGKWVGVILDEGKGKNDGTVQGKRYFTCEENHGIFVRQSQIQVVDDGADTTSPETPEPGTGKVPKREILETPKSTKLTTVRRPKQPSRPAGGKGAASGSASASAGEMSSSEPSTPAQTPLAAPIIPTLPSPGRPQAPVPSKEEEALRGQVKDLEEKLETLKMKRTEDKAKLKELEKHKIQLEQLQEWKTKMQEQQAELQKHLKEAKREAKEAMEAKERYVEEMSDTADAIEMATLDKEMAEERAESLQLEVDSHKEKVDELTMDLEILKHEIEEKGSDGAASSYHVKQLEEQNGRLKEALVRMRDLSSSEKQEHVKLQKQMEKKNVELDSLRSQKEKLQEEMTVAERTIDELKEQVDAALGAEEMVETLTERNLDLEEKVRELRETVTDLESINEMNDELQENARETELELREMLDLGTSKVRESEKRVEAAQETVADYQQTIKKYRELTAHLQEVNRELTSQQEASAELQQQAPAELFDFKIKFAETKAYAKAIEMELRKTEVGQANRHVSLLTSFMPESFLRHGGDHDCILVLLLIPRLICKAELISKQAQEKFDLNENCVERAGLKGAVGEQLSFAGGLVYSLSLLQATLHKYEQALSQCSVDVYKKIGALYPEMCVHERSLDFLIDLLHKDQLDETVNVEPLTKAIKYYQHLYSIHLADQSEDCTMQLADHIRFTQSALDCMAVEVGRLRAFLHAGQEKADLAVLLKDLETSCSDIRQFCKKIRRRMPGTDAPGIPAALLFGQQVSDTLSECRKHLTWLVAVLQEVAAAGAQMMSPLGEQEGLASVKLEDVAFKAGEQIYGSQGANPYEYLRQSCGMVIATMNKMATAMQEGEYDSEKPQNKNPPPVEVRAAALRAEITDAEGLGMKLEDRETVIKELKKSLKIKGEELSEANIRLSLLEKKLDSSSKDADERVEKIQTRLDEAQTLLKKKEKEFEETMDALQADIDQLEAEKAELKQRINSQSKMTIDGLRGTGPSGIASIVTGIAGEEQKANMMSGVTSASGVQVIDSPLLTQQIEAQRLCIKQLKNDNNRLKAEKMRAQLAALPPLHVNKLPSRDGGRPEVLSSALYRKTDQLLETLLQMSANVKVVDVTGKSPVTPSAQLLEQTARLQSLSDTLGRLKDEVAEHVVNHQPGARVTSDFATFPSTSFVKAKEEKQGDTVLVGRVMVPCLRGQEQVHRLVLSQSQLHRVHSLLRT